Proteins encoded within one genomic window of Trichoderma asperellum chromosome 2, complete sequence:
- a CDS encoding uncharacterized protein (EggNog:ENOG41) has product MNTSASSAALGSSMRNHINMMPKDNAPTLTSPPPAYTPPQTAPALALLRRQMRESFIMGRSSIADSVLDVMSPNEDDADDEEGFSTISLRINTSVHISSNNNLVCLNDTPASHANAIARAVVQAIQENSSGQCGIPMIDEDGRPRPVKIEVDAGITVEGSGNIVGNENVVNQVLRMRSLARKRSADDDESDTPARLPKRRREESGSSGSSNNSP; this is encoded by the coding sequence ATGAACAcctcagcctcgtcagcAGCCCTAGGCTCTTCCATGCGGAATCACATCAACATGATGCCCAAGGACAATGCCCCAACTTTAACCTCGCCTCCTCCAGCATACACTCCTCCCCAGACAGCACCAGCACTGGCGCTTTTACGGCGACAGATGCGTGAATCCTTCATCATGGGCCGCTCTTCCATTGCCGACAGCGTATTAGACGTCATGTCTCCCAATGAGGACGAcgcagacgacgaagagggcTTCTCTACTATTAGTCTCCGAATCAACACCTCTGTCCACATctccagcaacaacaacctCGTCTGCCTCAACGACACACCAGCTAGCCACGCCAACGCTATTGCCAGGGCTGTCGTCCAGGCCATCCAGGAGAACAGCTCCGGCCAGTGCGGCATCCCCATGATTGACGAAGACGGCAGGCCTCGGCCTGTCAAAATTGAGGTTGACGCTGGCATTACAGTGGAGGGTTCAGGGAACATCGTGGGCAACGAGAACGTGGTAAATCAGGTTCTCCGCATGCGCAGCCTTGCACGCAAGAGATCagcagatgatgacgagAGTGATACACCAGCTCGACTACCAAAGCGTCGCCGTGAagagagcggcagcagcggcagcagcaacaactcTCCTTAA